ATCGTATTAAAGGATATAAACTACTTCCAATCCTTATTAATAATATTTCAAAGGTGGAAGATTATAGCAAACAATCTGTAGGATGAGAAAAACCACGTAAAACTAAGCTACCGAAATTCTACGGAAGCTAGGACAAGCTCCAATTTAGTATTTGCATAATGTCGCAGAAAATTTCTTTTTTGAGGGCTGAAAGTTTAAGAAAAATATGTAATAATACTATTATAGAAAAATTTTCTTTATTCATGTCTTATATCTTTTGTCTTTATTTATTTTAAAAGTGCATATAACCACTTTTAGAACATTTTTGGGTGTAGGAGGAATTGAAATGAAAAACCGAATTCAGAAGCTATTCGTAAGCATCGTGGGTGCATTGGTGATGACATTATTTTTAGGTGTATCTTTGTCAGCTCATCCCATGAGCGGGGAGGAATTTAAATTCAGGCAGCCAGATGGAACAAAAGTAGCAGTCAGGGTTTTTGGAGATGAATACTACCAGAGGGTCGAAAGCATGGACGGCTACACATTGATTAGAAATAATAAAGGAAACATCTGTTATGCAAAATTGGATGGGAGTGGCAATTTGGTGGCAACAAGCCAGATCTACAAGGGGACAACCCTAAGCGATGATTCGGCCAAATCCATAGGGATTAAGAAAGGCCTGTCTGAGGATAAAAGTATTGTATTGAAGCGTGTTAAGGAAAAGCATAAGGAAATCCAGTTAAATGCACCCATGGAAGAAGAGATACTGGCGGCATCACCCACGCCTATGCCATCAGGTGTTCCAGTTATAGCTACTGCCACACCGTCAAAGGTAAGCGGGATAGTGGTACTGGTTGATTTCCCTGATGTTAAAAGTGCTGTTACGGCAGATGCGATTGAACAGCTATTTAACAAGTCCGGTTCAGGTTCTGTTTATGATTATTTTTATAATATATCGGGACAAAAGCTGGAATTTACAAACAGGTTAATTGGCTTTTATACAGCAAAATATGAAAAGAGCCATTATGACAGCGGTACCGGATACGCAGGATCTACTGAATTGATGAAAGAAACCCTGGCTTGGCTTAACAATAATCCAAATTTTACTACTAATGGGCTTACGCTGAATGCAGACAAATCAATAATGGCGTTTACGCTGCTTTATGCGGGAACTGCGGATGCAGGATGGGCCAATGGACTTTGGCCTCATTCAGGAGGGTTTAATTATACATTCAGCAATGGTGTTAGGGTAAACAGCCACCAGTTTTCAAACATCGGAACAAGACCTCAAACCTCTACCATAAATCATGAATGCGAACACATGATTCTCAAATGGCCTGATTATTATGACTATGATGGAGATTCAAAGGTTATTGGGAATTTTAACAATTTTGCAAACCCTTATGGGAGATGTGTCATAAGTAAATTTTATAACATAAAATGGCTGAACGGCCTTCCTGACGGATCT
This DNA window, taken from Pseudobacteroides sp., encodes the following:
- a CDS encoding carboxypeptidase regulatory-like domain-containing protein gives rise to the protein MKNRIQKLFVSIVGALVMTLFLGVSLSAHPMSGEEFKFRQPDGTKVAVRVFGDEYYQRVESMDGYTLIRNNKGNICYAKLDGSGNLVATSQIYKGTTLSDDSAKSIGIKKGLSEDKSIVLKRVKEKHKEIQLNAPMEEEILAASPTPMPSGVPVIATATPSKVSGIVVLVDFPDVKSAVTADAIEQLFNKSGSGSVYDYFYNISGQKLEFTNRLIGFYTAKYEKSHYDSGTGYAGSTELMKETLAWLNNNPNFTTNGLTLNADKSIMAFTLLYAGTADAGWANGLWPHSGGFNYTFSNGVRVNSHQFSNIGTRPQTSTINHECEHMILKWPDYYDYDGDSKVIGNFNNFANPYGRCVISKFYNIKWLNGLPDGSVVTVPAGTRDVMGYINPKNNNEMFIIENIRKKGDWTRFPGEGLVIWHIDRRGNNNYQDMTALKHYITSIEQADGKFDMEKNVNSGDTGDFFRAGFNDKFSDTTVPSSKWWDGTGSGFNISNISAIGDSMTFVLSSKADNVTPLPTQVITATPTLKPTPTITPTSTPTSTIRPTPTSTPTSTPTSTPTSTQKPTATPTPVKTYQLSGYISPDFNYSTDLAALIKGGFKVELIGLNDKSTVTDSNGYFSIADMPTGTYSVKITRKGFLERQIANIAVSGNVSLGTESTPVLLWSGDIPSNGVQDNTINMADLILLAKVFNSTSQDEKYMAECDLNSDNAVNFADAVIIARHFNAVSTSYPEITPLVLN